The Salvia miltiorrhiza cultivar Shanhuang (shh) chromosome 1, IMPLAD_Smil_shh, whole genome shotgun sequence genome has a window encoding:
- the LOC131001857 gene encoding cytoplasmic tRNA 2-thiolation protein 2, with protein MACSSGTCQSGCYRDENSVDEDGRKEGQVAANGDGSNHVSPRRGGVNAPGVCLKCKINETIAVTHPAVSGAGGEGGRFCADCFRSNLFGKFRFAVTSNAMISPSDNVLVAFSGGSASRVALQFVHEMQQKAQKNFDASRERQRVLPVFGVGVAYIDEITMYAEVSSEFDKATSEMELIVSNLSPPAKQFFIIPTESVFSPDLAVGRDSLTRLGDAVSDLTGKEDLIKHLRMLCLQKAALDNGYTKIVLGTCTSRIACHVLEATVKGQGFSLAADIQYIDARWKVPVVLPLRDCLSEELNMLCSLDSLKTVEASQQARAGINGLISSFVKLLQEENPSRESTIVRTAGKLTPFSFNRTPEVGDHNDRLASKRRQKKYNLKPDESQSPESFCLVCNSPLKKTDVSSLNGFTLKETSADMYAAACSSCQYQILPKDTSSMEQFLSLLPQSISDSHMFLREQIQDLLLSDSDDGT; from the exons ATGGCTTGCAGCTCGGGGACCTGTCAGTCCGGTTGCTACAGAGACGAGAATTCCGTCGACGAAGACGGCCGGAAAGAGGGGCAGGTGGCGGCGAACGGCGACGGGTCGAATCATGTTTCTCCAAGGCGCGGCGGTGTGAATGCTCCAGGAGTATGCCTCAAGTGCAAGATCAACGAAACCATCGCCGTTACTCACCCCGCCGTTTCTGGCGCCGGCGGAGAGGGCGGGAGGTTCTGTGCCGATTGCTTCCGGAGCAATTTGTTCGGAAAGTTTCGGTTCGCCGTTACCTCGAACGCGATGATCTCGCCTTCCGATAACGTTCTCGTCGCTTTTTCTGGTGGTTCTGCCTCTAG GGTGGCTCTTCAATTTGTTCATGAGATGCAACAGAAAGCACAGAAGAATTTTGATGCAAGTAGAGAACGACAACGAGTATTGCCAGTATTCGGAGTTGGGGTCGCCTACATTGATGAAATTACCATGTATGCAGAGGTTTCTAGTGAATTTGATAAAGCAACAAGCGAGATGGAACTCATTGTGTCGAACCTATCACCACCAGCCAAACAGTTTTTTATTATTCCTACTGAAAGTGTCTTTTCACCCGATTTGGCTGTTGGGAGAGACAGTTTGACAAGGTTGGGTGATGCTGTCAGCGATCTCACTGGGAAGGAAGATCTCATAAAGCATCTGCGCATGTTGTGTTTGCAAAAG GCTGCTTTAGACAATGGATATACCAAAATTGTTCTGGGAACGTGCACTTCCCGGATAGCATGCCATGTGCTTGAAGCAACTGTCAAG GGACAGGGTTTCTCGTTAGCTGCAGATATACAATACATTGATGCAAGGTGGAAGGTGCCTGTGGTGCTTCCTCTTCGTGACTGTCTGTCTGAAGAGTTGAATATGTTATGCAGTCTGGACAG TTTAAAGACTGTAGAAGCATCTCAGCAAGCTCGTGCTGGCATTAATGGATTGATATCGTCGTTTGTAAAACTATTGCAG GAGGAAAATCCTTCACGTGAAAGTACAATTGTAAGGACGGCCGGGAAACTCACGCCTTTCTCTTTCAATAGAACTCCAGAAGTTGGTGATCATAACGATCGTTTGGCTTCTAAGAGGAGGCAAAAGAAATACAACTTAAAGCCCGATGAATCTCAATCCCCAGAGTCCTTTTGCCTCGTATGCAATAGTCCGCTTAAGAAAACCGATGTTTCAAGCCTCAACGGATTCACCCTCAAGGAAACGAGTGCTGACATGTATGCAGCTGCATGCTCGAGCTGCCAATATCAGATCCTTCCAAAGGATACCTCATCTATGGAGCAGTTTCTTTCTCTACTTCCTCAGTCCATCAGTGACAGCCACATGTTTCTGAG GGAGCAAATACAAGATCTTCTGTTATCAGACAGCGATGACGGAACCTAA
- the LOC131002216 gene encoding protein N-terminal glutamine amidohydrolase — MATLNLESSSSSTSAAAPLGIARFQHTPYYCEENIYFLCKKLSEDGIAKPDGSDLFVVFISNEKNQIPLWHQRASHRADGVILWDYHVICVQSRKETSLPHLVWDLDSSLPFPSPLATYVAETVRPSFQLFSEFQRVFRIVHAPIFLKSFASDRRHMKDPSGNWTATPPSYEVITAEDGTAHNLNEYIAMSSLDVVKSIGADAVDTVVTQKLGVLVGESELEEFFSQIPL; from the exons ATGGCGACTTTAAATTTGGAATCGTCGTCTTCTTCAACATCAGCTGCTGCCCCTTTGGGAATTGCTCGTTTCCAGCACACTCCTTATTACTG TGAAGAGAATATATACTTTCTATGTAAGAAGCTGAGTGAGGATGGGATAGCGAAACCCGATGGTTCAGATTTGTTCGTAGTTTTCATTTCCAATGAAAAGAATCAG ATTCCGCTGTGGCATCAGAGGGCGAGCCACAGAGCAGACGGGGTGATTTTGTGGGATTATCATGTTATCTGTGTACAA AGCAGGAAAGAAACCAGCTTGCCTCATCTGGTGTGGGATTTAGATTCTAGTCTTCCTTTTCCATCTCCTCTAGCCACGTACGTAGCAGAAACTGTCCGGCCTTCATTTCAGCTGTTTTCCGAGTTCCAGAG GGTTTTCCGGATTGTACACGCTCCGATCTTCCTGAAATCATTCGCATCAGACAGACGACACATGAAAGATCCTTCCGGAAACTGGACTGCTACTCCGCCTTCGTATGAAGTAATCACTGCTGAAG ATGGAACGGCCCACAACTTGAACGAGTACATAGCGATGTCCTCTCTTGATGTCGTAAAGAGCATAGGAGCTGATGCAGTCGACACGGTTGTGACCCAAAAACTTGGAGTGCTAGTTGGGGAGAGTGAACTCGAGGAATTCTTTTCACAGATTCCATTGTAA
- the LOC131002126 gene encoding tRNA-uridine aminocarboxypropyltransferase A: MDLPEETSSSAAAVGGDVRRRRTCTTGCGRPINVCLCHALPSAPVPTATQVVILHHPHERRHKLATVPVLAKCLRNCEIIVGRKMKYGQSGLLDSLHDQASENPNLPLRRAVYLFPGPEALPFGEVSQMYSSLDDAGKEGLVLIVFDGTWKHAKEMMVASLSFLSKFAVQVCLNFDAAADGGTIFDSELILRKEPFAGCMSTMEAVARCLRVLEPDGADIESRIIEVLRAMVSLQACYLKPLRPRTKLVKNNAGQNKMNNDDKESPCQ, translated from the exons ATGGACCTGCCTGAAGAAACCTCCTCCTCAGCCGCCGCCGTCGGCGGTGATGTTCGCCGGCGAAGGACGTGCACGACTGGATGCGGCCGCCCTATAAACGTGTGCCTCTGCCACGCCCTCCCTTCAGCTCCTGTCCCCACGGCTACGCAGGTCGTCATCCTCCACCACCCCCACGAGCGCCGCCACAAACTCGCCACCGTCCCCGTCCTCGCCAAATGCCTCCGGAACTGCGAGATTATCGTCGGACGCAAGATGAAGTACGGGCAATCGGGGCTTCTGGATTCTCTCCACGATCAGGCCAGCGAAAACCCTAATTTGCCTCTCCGTCGAGCTGTTTATCTCTTCCCTG GTCCAGAAGCATTGCCATTTGGTGAAGTCAGTCAGATGTATTCCTCTCTTGATGATGCAGGCAAGGAGGGTCTCGTTCTGATCGTTTTTGATGGAACTTGGAAGCACGCCAAGGAAATGATGGTTGCAAGTCTATCGTTTTTATCCAAGTTTGCTGTTCAAGTTTGTTTAAATTTTGATGCTGCAGCAGATGGTGGCACTATTTTTGATTCGGAGTTGATTCTAAGGAAAGAGCCGTTTGCTGGGTGTATGAGTACAATGGAGGCGGTTGCCAGATGTTTACGAGTACTTGAGCCTGATGGCGCTGATATTGAGTCGAGGATCATTGAAGTTTTGAGAGCTATGGTTAGTTTGCAAGCTTGTTACTTGAAGCCCTTGAGGCCTAGAACTAAGTTAGTGAAAAATAATGCAGGGCAAAACAAGATGAATAATGATGATAAAGAATCTCCCTGCCAATGa